The genomic window GCGCAGCTCGTCCGGGCGCTCGGTGTCGGCCCGCCGGCTGTGCCAGGGGTGGAACTCGACCGTCGACATCTGCACGCACCAGACGACGTCGGCGAGGTGCGTGACGCAGAGCTCGTCGGCGTGCCGGCCGCTGGGGAAGGCCACCCGCACGGTCTGCAGCCAGTCGGGGTGCGACGGCGGCACCCGCTTCTGGTAGACCCGCTCGCCGTCGGCGCCGTCGGGGAAGCGCTGCAGCATGCAGGGACGCTCGTACAGCGCGCGGACGATGCCGTCGCCGACCGAGAGGTAGTACTGCACGAGGTCGAGCTTGGTGTGCCCGCCGTCGCGGAAGTAGACGCGGTCGGGGTTCGTGACCTTGACGACGCGGTCCTCGACCTCGACCTCGACGAACGGCGATGCCATGGGCCGACGCTACCGTCCCCGCTAGGGGAGGACCTCCTCGCTGGGCGTGCGCATCGGGATGATGTCGCGCCACGCCCGCCGGGGCACCGCGCTGCCGGAGTAGACGACGGCGTCGCGGCCGGACTCCTTCGCGGCGTACAGGCTCGCGTCCGCCTCGCGCAGCAGCGACGCGACCGACGACCCCGCGCGCGCCTGCGCCACCCCGATGCTCACCGTCTGCACCCGGTCGTCGAGCAGAGCGGACCAGGGGTGCTCCGCGACCACGAGGCGGATCCGCTCGCACAGCTCCACCGCGGCCGCCGCGTCGAGGCCCGGCAGGACCAGCGCGAACTCCTCGCCGCCGAGGCGCGCGACGAACGGGCGCGGTGTCCCCCGCGCCGCGCTCGACACCACCCGCTCCAGCACGCGCGACACCGTCACGAGCACCTTGTCGCCGGTCTCGTGGGAGAAGTCGTCGTTGACGCTCTTGAAGTGGTCGAGGTCGAGCAGCCCCATGCTGAGCCCGGGCTCCCCCAGGGCCAGCAGGACGTTGACCTGGTCGTCGAAGTAGCGCCGGTTGAACAGGCCCGTCAGCGGGTCGCGCATCGCCTGCTCGCGGAACCGCTGCGCCGCCTCGCGCGCCTCGGTCGTCTCGAAGATCGCCTGCGAGGTGCGCGCCGCGACCTCCCGCTCGCGCGAGCGCAGCGCCTCCGACTCCGCGTGGAAGACCACGTGGAGCTGGTACGCCCGCTCGAAGTCCCCGACCTCGGCCGCGGCTGCGGCCGCCTCCTCGAGCGCGCCGACGTAGACGGCGGCGATGCCGCGCCGTGACGACTCCGCGAGGCATCCCTGCAGAGCGAGGTCCGCGCCGACGTAGTCGCCGAGCAGCCGGCGGGCCTTCGCGAGCGTCAGCATGAGCGCGTGCTCCGACTGCAGGTCGATCTCCTCGAAGCGGCCCGTGGCGAGGAAGTCCATCGCCTGCTCGGCCACCTCGACGGCCTCGGCGTAGCGGCCCTGGGCCACGCGGATGCTCGCGACCGTCTCCCGGGCTGCGGCCGTGAGCCCGACCCCGTGGGTCTCCGCGACGGTGAGCAGCCGGGTGACCAGCTGGTCCGCCCGGCGCAGGTCGCCCGCCTCGTACTCGGTGTAGGCGTGGTTGTTGAGCACGTGGACGAGCTCGGCCATCTCCCCCAGCCGCTGCAGGTCCCGCTCGGCGGCCTCGTAGCGCTCCCGCGCCGAGTCGTACGAGCCGGCGGTGGCGAGCGCGTCGGCCAGCATCGTGACGAACCGCTGCCGGACGACCTCCGGCTCCTCCTCGTCGAGGGCCTCCATCGCGGAGATCGCGTGCTCGAGCCCGCTGGGGGCGTCGCCGAGGTTCTGGAAGACCGAGGAGAGCAGCCGGTGCGTACGGGCCCGCAGCCCGCCGTGCTGCCGGCGCAGCGCCCACTCGTGGACGTCCCACACGAGCCGGACGCTGTCGCTGGTGTCGCCGAGCCGGTCGAGCATGTCGGCCTCGACCAGCAGCGCCCGCCGCTCCGCGACGTCGTCCTGCGCGACGGAGGCGCGCTCGCGCAGCGCGCGGGCAGCCGCCAGCGTCCCGCGCACGTCGAAGCCGCGGACCCGCTCCAGCGCCGCCAGCTCCTCAGCGAGGGAGGCAGGCGGACGGGCGCCCGTGTCGATGACGCCACCTCCTCCGCGCGGCCACTGCTCGACCGCTGCCTCCACCTCTGCCCCGGATCGCCCTGGCTGACTCCCTCCCTCGTGCGAGGGAGGTGCGCCGCGGCCCGGGGCCGACGACCACGGGCCGGGCAGCAGCCGCGCCTAGTGGGCGGCCGTGGCGCCGACCGGCTGGCCGATCGCGCCCATGAGCTCGACGAACCACGGGGTCGTGGTGTCGAACGCCTTGCCGCCCTTGATGCGCTCGAACTCGATCGCCCGGAGCACGCCGCCGCGCTCCTCGTCGTGCCCGACGACGCCGCCGTCGCCCTTGAGCGCGGCCTCGACGGCGAGGTCGGTGCAGCTCTTGATCAGGCGCAGGTCCTCGGCGTTGGCGGCGGCGGACCGGCTGAAGTAGCCGGACTTCTGCACCATCGTCTTCTCCGCGCCGACCTTGCCGGCCATCTGCTTCGCGAACCACGCGCCCGGGTTGATCTTGTCGATCTGGACGTGGCCGAAGGGGTCGCGGACGACCTCCGCGCCGCTGGCCTCGAGCTCGGCGACGATCGTGGCGACGCCGGCGCCCTCGCTGACGAACAGGTTGACCCCGCCGTGCTGGTCCATGAGGCCCTTGAGCCGCTCGGCCTCGGCGTCGATGTCGAACTCGAGCTCCGGCAGGTAGATGCCGTGCACGTCGAGGCGGCGCGCGTCGAGCCCGAGCGCGGGCGCGAACCGGCCCGCGAGCTCCTCGGCCACCAGCTGGTCGCGGTACGCCTTGGCCGTCGCCGCCGTCAGCCACCCGCAGTGCCGGCCCATGACCTCGTGGACGATGAGCATCCGCGGGTTGGAGGTCGTCTCGTTGAGGATGTTGCGGGCGAACAGCGCACCCTGCTCCGCCGCCGTCCAGGCCCCGAGGCTCTGCCGGATCGGGATGACGTCGTTGTCGATCGTCTTGGGCAGCCCGACGACGGTGAGCGCGTAGTCGTGCTTCGCGAGGTACGCCGCGAGGTCCGCCGCCGTCGTGTTGGTGTCGTCGCCGCCGATCGTGTGGAGGACGTCCACGCCGTCGGTCACCAGCTGGTCCGCCGCGATCTTCAGCGGGTCGTCGCCCTCCTTGACGAGGCCGCGCTCGACGAGGTTCTTCACGTTGGTGAGCTTGACCCGGCTGTTGCCGATCGGGCTGCCCCCGAAGCGGTGCAGGTTGCCCGCCTGGGCGCGCCCCTCGGGCGTGACGAGGGTGCCGCGGCCCTCGAGCAGGCCGGCGTAGCCGTCCGGGTAGAGCAGGATCTCGACCTCGGGCGCGATCTCGGTGTAGCGCTCGATGAGGCCGCCGACCGCCGAGGAGAGGCAGGGGGCGAGGCCGCCGGCGGTGAGCAGCGCGACGCGGCGTACGGGCATTTGGGTCCTCCGGGAGCTGGGCGCACGGGCAGGCTCGAGCAGCGGCGGTGCTGGCCCGACGGCCGGGGAGTCTACCGACGGCGGCCGGCCCGGCGGCGACGTACGGTCGCAGCATGAGCTACCGAGTGCAGAAGTCCGACGCGGAGTGGCGCGAGCAGCTCTCCCCGCAGGAGTACGCCGTGCTGCGCCAGGCCGCCACCGAGCGCCCGTTCACCGGGGAGTACGTCGACGAGAAGAGGGTCGGCGTCTACTCCTGCCGCGCCTGCGGGGCGGAGCTCTTCCGCTCCGAGACGAAGTTCGAGTCGCACTGCGGGTGGCCGTCGTTCTACGACGCGAGCTCCAGCGACGCGGTCGAGCTCATCAGCGACCGCTCGCTCGGGATGGTGCGGACCGAGGTGCGCTGCGCGGCCTGCGGCTCGCACCTGGGCCACGTGTTCGAGGGCGAGGGCTATCCGACGCCGACGGACCAGCGCTACTGCATCAACTCCGTGTCCGTGCGGCTGGAGCCCGCGGAGGGGTAGGACTGCGGGCATGACCGCCCACGCCGTCGTCCGCCAGGTGCTGCCCGTGCCCGCCGCGGAGGTCTTCGACCTCGTGCACGACTACCCGCGGCGGCTGACGTGGGACACCCTGCTGCGCTCCGCGCACACCGTCGGCGACGTCCCGCCGGCGAAGGGCGTGGAGGCGGTCTGCAGCGCGCGCTGGAGCCTGGGCGGGCTCAGCTTCCGCACCCGCTACGTCACGTTCGACCGGCCGCACCTCGCCGCCGTCGTCCTGGTGAACAAGCCCCCGGTCTTCGCGACCTGGGCGGCGTCGATGCGGCACACCGACCTCGAGGGCGGCACCAGCGAGGTCGCGTACACGCTGACGTTCACCTGCCGACCGCGCTGGGCCGCGCGCGCCGTCGAGCCGGTCGCGCTCGCCGCGTTCCGCTGGGAGACGCAGCGGCGCCTGCGGGCGCTGGCCGCCCACTTCGCGCAGGAGCACCAGGCCGGTCTGCCCGGCTAGGCCGGAGCGCGCAGGGCGAGCCGGAGGCCGGCGGCGGCGAGGACGAGCAGGAGGGCTCCCGTCGCGTACGCCGCCCAGCCGAGCTGCATGCCGCTCCCGCCGTGCCCGAGGACCACGGGCAGGTCCCCGGTGAGGTCGGCCAGGCGCTCGGCCAGCCGTCCGCGCCAGCCCGGTGACGGGTCGAGCCGGACGGCGCACACGATGGCGAGGCCGACCTCCGGGTTCGACGCGTCGCAGGCACCCGGGTCGGGGGGCACCACTCCGCGCGTGACCGCGAGCAGCTGCACCGCGTACGCCGCGCAGCCCACCAGAGCCGCGCCCGCCGCCAGTGCCGCGACGGCCCGGCGGCGCAGGCTCGCCGCAGCCGCCAGCAGGACGACGGCGACGCCTGCGGCGACCAGCGAGGCGCCCCACGTGCGGGAGACGTACCGCACGGGGACCGTGAGGTGCGTCCGCGGTGCCGCGAGCCATGGTCCGCGCGCGAGCACGCGCAGCAGGACGATGACGGCCAGGGCCAGGACGACGAGGACCAGCACGCGGGTGAGGGATCGCGCGCGGGCCACCCGCCGAGTCTGCCGCAGCCGGGGCCGGCGACTACCCCCGCTCCTCCTCGCGGCGCTCCTGCTCCGGCGTGGCCGGGCCGCCCGCGAGCGTCGTCGGGGCCGTCTCGTCGTCGGCGACCTCGGCGGTGACGGGCGCTGCGTTGGCCCCGGGCAGGCCGCCGGTCTCGCCGGCGGAGGTCGCGTGCGTGCTCTCGCTCATGCCCTCCGCGCTACCCGCTCCTCCGGGCGCGACACCGCCGACGCACGACGAGGAGCGACCCGCCGCCGTGGCCACGAGATCTGCTCCGCGTCGCGGCGGGTCGCACCACGCGGCGGCCGGTTCGCGGGCGGAACCCCGGGTAGGCGGACCAGCACGACCACGAGGAGGTACGCCATGACCGTTCCGGACGAGCGACCTGCGGGCACCGACGCGGATGCCGACGAGGTCGTGGTACCGGCCGTCCCCGGCCCCGCCTCCGGGGCGGGCGGAGGCAACCCGGCACCGTTCGCGTTCGAGGGCGACGCCCTCGAGCAGCGCGACCACCCGGAGCGCGAGGCGCACGCGAGCGGCGAGCGCGAGCCGGGCGCCAGCGACGGGCCCGAGGGCGGCTTCGCCGCCCCCGTGTAGCAGCGCGGGCGGCTTCGTCGCCCCCGTGCAGCAGCGCGCCCGCACGGAGCAGCGCAGCCCGCCCACCCACGACCCAGGAGGAGACCGCATGAGCATCCCCACCGGCCCCGGCAGCAGCGCGGACGACGACGCGGGCATCGTGCCCGTGCTCCCGGCTCCCACCTCGACCCCGGCCATGGCCACCAACCCCGGCTTCCTCGCTGCAGACGCCGAGGGGGCCGACGGCGCCGGTCCCGAGGACGAGGCGCAGGCGAGCGGAGAGCGCGAGCCCGGCGGCAGCGACGGGCCCGAAGGCGGCTTCACCGCCCCCGTGTAGCAGGGCACCGCGCGCTGCAGCCGGCCCTCCCGTCAGAACCGCACGCTGCGGGCGACGGCGAGCAGCCTCCGGTCCCCGGCGGCGGACGCGTACCCCTGGACCAGGACGACCTCCCGCCGACCGAGCACGAGGTAGTAGCGGAGCCCGTTGTCCCCGTCGTCGACGCGGTACGCCGTGCCCGCCGGCACGTGCACGCGCCGCACCACCGGGCGCTCGATGCCGAACTCCTCCTCGAAGTGCGCCAGCGGGCGGGAGGTCCAGCGCACCTCCTGGACGTCGATCGCCGAGCGGCCGTGGACGCTGGCCTCGTCGCCCGTCGGCGACAGGATCGTGTAGGCCCCCCGGCGCGGCAGCACCATGTCGGTGCCGCCGGTGCGGGCGACGTGCCAGCCGGCGGGGCGGGAGATGACGGCGTCGCCGACGCGTGCCCGCGCGGAGGACGCGGAGGCGGGGGCGGCGAGCGCCGGGATGACGGCGGAGCAGACGGCGGCGGTGGTGACGGCGGCGGTGCGCAGGTTCCTCATGCCCCTCGTACGCGGTGGCGCGGCGCGGAGGTTGCCTGCCGCCGGAGGACGACACGACGACGCAACCCCGAGGAGGACGCAGCGCGTATGGAGGGCGTGGAGCACGTGGAGCGCGGGTCCGCGCCGCCGTTCGCCGAGTTCGTCGGCGCGCGCTCGGCCGCGCTCCTGCGCAGTGCCTGGTTGCTCACCGGCGACGAGCAGCGCAGCGAGGACCTCCTGCAGACCGCGCTGGCGAAGGTCTGGACCCGGTGGGACTCGCTGGGCGCAGACCCGGAGCCCTACGTCCGCCGCGTGATGTACACGACCTTCGTCTCCTGGTGGCGCCGCAAGTGGCGCGACGAGGTCCCGTCGGACGTGGTGCCGGAGGTTCCCGTCGCGGGCGACGCGGCGGACGCCGCCACGACGCGCGAGGTCGTGCGCGAGGCCCTCCGCCAGCTGCCGCGGCGGCAGCGGGCGGTCGTCGTGCTGCGCTTCTTCGAGGACCTCAGCGAGCTGCAGACCGCCGAGCTGCTCGGGATCTCCCCGGGGACCGTCAAGAGCACCACGTCGCGTGCGCTCACCAAGCTGCGCGACGTGCCGGCGCTCGCCGACCTCGTCGAGGTGACCGCCGCATGAGCCCCCGAGACCTGCGCGACCTGCTCCACGACGTCGACCCGCCGGTGCCCGTGAACCCGCAGCGGGCGCAGCAGGCGGAGCGCCGCGCGCGGCTGCGGCGCACGCGCCAGCGGGCCGGCGCCGCGGCAGCACTGGCGGCGGTGGTGGTCGCCGTGCCGCTCGGGCTGCGCTCCGCCCTGCCCGGGGGCCGGACCGTGCCCGCGCCCGCCGCCACGGCGCCGGCGACGCCGACTCCCACCCCCTCGGCGGCCCCCACCCCCTCGGCGGCACCGACGGCCGGCACGCGGGTCAACCCCTTCACCGATGCCCGGGTCAGCGCCCGCGGCGCCCAGCTGACGCGCGCGGTGGCGCTGCGCACCGCGGACCTGCCTGGCTGGCAGGTGTCGGCGACCGGCGGCGGCCCGGGCAGCGCCGACGACTCCACGCAGGGGGTCCCCGTCGGCGCGGTCTCGCACGGGCTGCGCGGGGCCGAGCGGGCGTACGCGGCGCAGGCCTCCCGCGCCGGAGCGTCCCTCGTCGAGCTGGTGACCCGCCTGCCGACGACGGCCGCGGCGGCCACGGCGTACGCGACGAGCAGCAGGCGCGACCGCGGCCAGCCGGGGGCGCGTGCGGTCAGCGGGCTGGGGACGACTCAGCGCCCCGAGCAGGTCGTCGCGCTGCCCGCCGATGAGGCCGGAGTCCGGCACTGGGTGGGCTGGGCCCAGGTGGGGCGCTCGGTGGTCTACCTGGAGCTGCAGGACCCGGCGGCGAGCGCCGGCGTGGACAGGTGGTTCGCCCGCCTGCTCCACCGCGCGGCTGAGCGCGCCGGCGGGCTGCCGGCGAGCGGGAGCGTCCCGGAGTTCCCCGGAGCCGGCTAGGGCAGGGTCGTCACGAGGTCGCCGACGGGCAGGCGGCGCCCGGTGTAGAAGGGCACCTCCTCGCGCACGTGGCGGCGGGCCGTCGACCCGCGCAGGTGGCGCATGAGGTCGACGATGCGGTGCAGCTCGTCGGCCTCGAACGCGAGGATCCACTCGTAGTCGCCGAGCGAGAACGACGCCACGGTGTTCGCCCGCACGTCGGGGTAGTCGCGCGCCATCTGCCCGTGCTCGGCGAGCATGGCGCGGCGCTCGGCGTCGGGCAGGAGGTACCACTCGTAGGACCGGACGAACGGGTAGACCGAGACGTAGGCGCGCGCCTCCTCCTCGGCCAGGAACGCCGGGACGTGGCTCTTGTTGAACTCCGCCGGGCGGTGCAGCGCCATCTGGGACCAGACGGGCACGAGCGAGCGGCCGAGGCGCGTGTGGCGCAGCCCGGCGTAGAACCGCTGGAGCGCGTCGCTCGTCGGCGCGTGCGACCAGACGAGGAGGTCGGCGTCGGCGCGCAGGCCCGCCACGTCGTACGTCCCCCGGACCACGACGTCGTCCTTCTCGGCCGCCGCGGCGAAGAGCTCCTCGACCTCCAGGGCGAGCGCGTGCCGGTGCCCGGCGTCGCCGATCGTGCCCTCGACGCGGAAGACGGACCACATCGTGTAGCGGATGACCCCGTTGAGGTCGCGGGCCTTCGGCTTCGGGCTGGAGGTCGTCTCGCTCATGCGCCCATTGTCCCCTCAGTGCCCGCCCTCGGCCGCTGCAGGCGGGCGCAGCACGCCGTGAGCCGCCTCACGGCCCGAGGCGATGACGGCCGGGATCCCCACCCCGTCGTACGCCGCGCCGCAGACCGCGAGCCCGGGCACCTTCGCGACGTCCGCCCGGATCCGGGCGACCCGCTCGACGTGGCCGACGGCGTACTGCGGCAGCGCCTGGCGCCAGCGCGTGACGCGCACGGCCCGGGGCTCGCCGCCCACGCGGACGACGTCGCGCAGGTCGTCCCGCACGGCCGCCACGAGCGCGTCGTCGTCGAGGTCGAGCACGTCGTCCTCGCGGTAGCGGCCGACGGACGCGCGGAGCACGAGCGCGCCGGGGGCGACGTCGGCGTACCAGCCCCACTTGCGCGAGCTCAGCGTCACGGCCTTGACGACGCGGCGCTCGACCGCGGGCACGAGGACCCCGCTGCCGTGCGGCGCCCACGAGCCGTCGCGCGCGTCCAGCACGAGCGTGACGAGGCCGACCCCGGCGTACGCGATGCCGGAGAGCTCGGTCGCCGCCACCGGCGCGTGGGGGTACAGCAGGGCGGCGGCCTGAGGGGCGGGGAGCGCGACGACGACGGCGTCGCACATCAGCGCGTGGGACTCGCGCGCCGGGCCGAACACGACCCGCCACCCCCGGTCGGCGCGCACGACCAGGCGGACCTCGGCCCCGGTGCGTACGGACACGCCGCGCCGCACGAGCTCGGCGGCGGTGGCGAGCGGGAGCCGCCCCACTCCGCCGACGGGGGCCTGGAAGACGGGGCCGCGGCGCAGGGAGCCGGTGGCCTGCGAGCGCTTCCCTACTGCGCGGACGGTACGCCCCGGAGCCAGCTGCGCCGCGAGCGCGGGCATCGTCGAGCGGAGGCTGAGCTCGTCGACCTGCCCGGCGTAGACCCCGCCGAGCAGCGGCTCGACGAGCCGGTCGGCGACGCCGGGGCCGAGCGAGCGGCGCACCCAGTCGCCCACCGGCTCGTCCTGGTCGGGGACGGCCGGGGCGTGCAGCAGGCCGGCCAGCGCCTGGACCCGCTCCGCGGGCGAGAGCACGCCGGCGCCGAGCACCGAGCGGACCCGGGTGGGGACGCCGAGCAGCGTGCCGGAGGGCAGGTGGTGGACCCGGCCGCGGCTCCAGATGCCGGCGCTCGTCGTCGCGGGGGCCACGAGCTGGTCGCCCAGCCCGACCTGGCGGGCGAGGTCGACGGCCTCGGTCCGCCGCGCGAGCAACGACTCGGCGCCCTCGTCGACGGGGATCCCGCCCACGTCGGAGACGCGCACCATCCCGCCGACCCGGTCGGCCGCCTCCAGCAGCGTCACCTTCGGCCGCTCCCCGGAGCGGGTGAGCTCCAGCGCCGCCGCCAGGCCGGCCATGCCTCCTCCGACCACCACTACGTGCATGGGGCCACCTTCTCAGATCCGCGGTCCCGCCCGTCCGCACGACCGTGACCGGACCGCAACCCGGGAGCCGGGAACCTGTCGGGCACCGGGTCCGTCCGAGCTGCGACCGGGAGGACGAGGCAGCCGGAGGGCGAGATGGAGCGACAGGACCGTACGGGAGCGCACAGGGGACGCTCCCGCAGGATGTGGGGTGCAGGCGGGGCGCTGCTGGCCGTGCTCGTGCTGGCCGGGTGCACGGGGGACGCGAAGTCGGACTCCGCCGCCTCGTCCACCTCGGCCGGCTCGTCCGGAGGCGGCTCGGCCACCCGGCAGATGGAGGGGACGGCTGCCGCTCCGGCCGCACCGGTCCCGGCGGCCGGGGCCTCGGCCGCCGCCAGCTCGGCGGCCGAGGCTTCCTCCGGCGGCGGCCGGGCCCGTACGCCGCTGCACGCGCAGGCCCTCATCGTCACCGTGACCCGGACGGTGCAGGTCCACGACGCGGTCGCCTCCGCGCGCAAGGCCGCGGCTGACGCCGTCGCGCTCGGCGGCCGGCTCGACGGGGAGCAGAGCGGCTCCGAGCCGCAGCCGCTGCCGGCGAGCTCGGCGAGCTCCCCGCCAGCGACGCCGACCCTGCCGAGCCGCGTCCTCACGACCGACACCGTCACGCTGCGCGTCCCGACCGGTCAGGTGGACGTCCTCGTCCGGAAGGTCGAGGCGCAGGGGAAGGTGCTCGCGGTCGGACGCACCGTCCAGGACGTCACGCAGCAGTCGGAGGACGTCGCAGCGCGGCTGGCGAACGCACGGGCCAGCGTCGTGCGCGTGCGCGGCTTCTACTCCCGCGCGACGAACGTGACGCAGCTGGTAGCGCTCGAGCGCGAGCTCTCGTCCCGCCTGGCGGACCTGGAGTCGCTAGAGCGGCAGAGCGCCGCGCTGGGGGCGCAGACCTCGCTCGCCACCGTGACGGCAACGTTCACCTCGACGCCACCGCCTGCTGCGAAGAGTCCTGCCCGCAAGGGGTTCGTCGCCGGTCTCGGCGCCGGGTGGGACGGGTTCACCGCCTCGACCGAGGTCGTGCTGACCGCCCTCGGTGCCGCGCTGCCGTTCGCGGTCCCGCTGCTCGTGCTCGCCCTGCTCGTCTGGTGGGCCCGCCGGCTGGTGCTGCGCCGCCGCTCGGCACCGTCCCTGCCCTAGCTAGCCTGCGGGGGTGGACGAGGACCGCCCCCGCGTGCTGGCCCGCGCCCAGGGCGTGAGCGGCGAGCTCGTGCTGCGCGAGCACGAGGGACGGCGCGAGGTCATCGCCGGCGGGGTGTTCCTCATGGACACGAGCGACGGACGCTCGGAGCGGCTGCTCGTCAGCGGCGCCGTACGCCCCGGCGGGCACGTCCTCGTCGGGGGCCTGGGCGTCGGCTCCAGCCTGCAGGAGGCGCTCGACGCGGGCGCGGCGCACGTCACCCTGGTGGAGCTCGAGCCCGCGCTCGTCGGGTGGCACCGCGAGGGGCTGCTCGGAGCCGCGAGCGCGGCGGCGCTCACCGACCCGCGCGTGGAGCTGGTCGTGGCCGACGTCATCGACGTGCTCGGCGAGCGTCCCGGCGCGTACGACGCGGTGTGCCTGGACACCGACAACGGGCCGGACTGGCTGGTGCGGCAGGAGAACGGTGCGCTCTACGGCGACGCCGGCCTCGCCACCGCGCTCGCCGCGCTGCGCCCGGGCGGCGTGCTCGCTCTGTGGAGCGCCGGCCCGTCGCCGGAGTTCGAGCGGCGGCTGCGCGGACTCGCAGGTGGGGTGCGCCGCGAGGAGGTGCCGGTACGCCGCGGCGAGCCCGACGTCGTCTGGTTCGCCACGGCGCCCTAGGCCGGCAGGCTCACGCCTCGGACTGGTCGATGCCGGGCACGTCCCGCGTCGGCAGCGTCACGTGCTCCCCGGCGTCGGTGACGTAGAACTTCTCGCCGGTCGTCGCCCCGTCGTTGCTCCGCTCGTCGAGCGAGGCGGTGCCCGCGGCGCTGTGCGTGCTGCCGTTGCCGAACCTGCTGCCGCCGTCGCCGGTGCCGTGCGTCACCATGCCCTCGGCCGTGGCCGCGGGCTCGACGTGGGGGTCGTCCTCCCCGGTGTGGGCCGTCGCCGGACCGCTGACCTCGCTCATGCGTCCTCCGCCCGCTCGCCCGCCGCGCGGCCCTCGCGCGTACGGCGCACCTCCATGTCCACGGCGTGGCCCTCGGCCTCGGCGCGGACCCTGCGCTGCTCGTCGGTGAGCTGCTCGCCGCTGAGCTCGATGTCGGTGATCTGCTGGATCTCGTCGCGCACCTGCGCGCCGTGCCAGGCCTCGCTCGGGGTGACGGCGTCGTCCGCCGGCAGGTGCCCCTCGCGGGCCGGCTCGCCGGCCACGCCCTCGACGCCACCGCTACCGTCCCAGTCGCGGACGGCCTGGCCGGCGAGCGGCCCGCGCTCGTCCTGCGTCTGCTCGCTCAACTCGCACTCCCCTGCTGGTAGGGCAGCCCGTGCGGCAGCCCGTAGTGGTCGTAGAGCAGCGCGGCATCGGCCGGCTCCAGCTGGCCGCCCTCCGCGTCGTACTCGGGGGCGCTGCGCACGAGCTCCTCGCCGAACGCGACCCGCAGCACGCCCGCCGTGACCTCGGCGCCCTCGACCGGTACGAAGCGGACCGCGTCCCCGAGGTCGACCGCCACGAAGGACGGGTGCTGGGTGTTGTCGCTGCGGTAGACCTCCGTGACGGACCCGATCCGGGTCCCCGCGCTGTCGAGGACGTCCGCGTCCACCATCAGCGCCTCGTCGGCGGGGCCGAGCTCGCTCACCGTGCCTCCGGCTGCTCCGGTCGTGCCGGACCGTCCGGCACCAGGGCCCCTACCCGGGCTCGGCACCGCGACACGCACCGTGATCAGCCGGCGGTGGTCCCCGTGCGCTCGTGCACGAGCTCGACGACGCGGCGGAGCACGTCCGGGTCGCTCGCGGGCAGGACGCCGTGGCCGAGGTTGAACACGTGCCCCGGGAGGTCGCGCGCCTCGTCGAGGACGCGCAGGACCTCGCGCTCGACCACAGGCCACGGGGCCAGCAGGACGGCGGGGTCCAGGTTGCCCTGGAGCGGCTTGCCAGCTGCGCGGCGCGCCGCCTCGTCGAGCGGCACCCGGAAGTCCACGCCCACGACCTCGGCGCCGGTGGCGGCCATCGAGCCGAGCAGCTCACCCGTGCCGACCCCGAAGGTGATGCGCGGGACGCGCCCCTCCAGCGCGCCCAGCACCTGCGCGCTCCACGGCGCCACGTGCTCCTCGTAGAGCCGGCGCGGCAGCACGCCCGCCCACGAGTCGAACAGCTGCACCGCGCTCGCGCCCGCGTCGACCTGCACCCGGAGGAACGCCGCGCTGATGGCCGCGAGCCGCGACATGAGCCCCGCCCAGAGCTCCGGCTCGCCGAGCATCAGCGCCTTCGTCCGCGCGTGCTCCTTCGACGGCCCGCCCTCGACGAGGTACGTCGCCAGCGTGAACGGCGCGCCGGCGAACCCGATGAGCGGCGTGCTGCCGAGCTCGCCGACCAGCGAGCGCACGGCCTCCGTGACGTACGCGACGTCGCCCGGCTCGAGGGGCCGGAGCCGCTGCAGGTCGGCGGCCGTGCGGACGGGGTCGGCGATGACCGGGCCGACGCCGGGCTTGATGTCGAGGTCGACGCCGAC from Motilibacter rhizosphaerae includes these protein-coding regions:
- a CDS encoding PRC-barrel domain containing protein, whose translation is MSELGPADEALMVDADVLDSAGTRIGSVTEVYRSDNTQHPSFVAVDLGDAVRFVPVEGAEVTAGVLRVAFGEELVRSAPEYDAEGGQLEPADAALLYDHYGLPHGLPYQQGSAS
- the hemG gene encoding protoporphyrinogen oxidase; the protein is MHVVVVGGGMAGLAAALELTRSGERPKVTLLEAADRVGGMVRVSDVGGIPVDEGAESLLARRTEAVDLARQVGLGDQLVAPATTSAGIWSRGRVHHLPSGTLLGVPTRVRSVLGAGVLSPAERVQALAGLLHAPAVPDQDEPVGDWVRRSLGPGVADRLVEPLLGGVYAGQVDELSLRSTMPALAAQLAPGRTVRAVGKRSQATGSLRRGPVFQAPVGGVGRLPLATAAELVRRGVSVRTGAEVRLVVRADRGWRVVFGPARESHALMCDAVVVALPAPQAAALLYPHAPVAATELSGIAYAGVGLVTLVLDARDGSWAPHGSGVLVPAVERRVVKAVTLSSRKWGWYADVAPGALVLRASVGRYREDDVLDLDDDALVAAVRDDLRDVVRVGGEPRAVRVTRWRQALPQYAVGHVERVARIRADVAKVPGLAVCGAAYDGVGIPAVIASGREAAHGVLRPPAAAEGGH
- a CDS encoding spermidine synthase family protein; the encoded protein is MDEDRPRVLARAQGVSGELVLREHEGRREVIAGGVFLMDTSDGRSERLLVSGAVRPGGHVLVGGLGVGSSLQEALDAGAAHVTLVELEPALVGWHREGLLGAASAAALTDPRVELVVADVIDVLGERPGAYDAVCLDTDNGPDWLVRQENGALYGDAGLATALAALRPGGVLALWSAGPSPEFERRLRGLAGGVRREEVPVRRGEPDVVWFATAP
- the hemE gene encoding uroporphyrinogen decarboxylase, producing MLRVTVRTAAPVRWTAVQEHLQDSPLLVAAGGGRPERTPVWFMRQAGRSLPEYLAVREGVPMLESCARPDLVTEITLQPVRRYGVDAAIFYSDIVVPLKAVGVDLDIKPGVGPVIADPVRTAADLQRLRPLEPGDVAYVTEAVRSLVGELGSTPLIGFAGAPFTLATYLVEGGPSKEHARTKALMLGEPELWAGLMSRLAAISAAFLRVQVDAGASAVQLFDSWAGVLPRRLYEEHVAPWSAQVLGALEGRVPRITFGVGTGELLGSMAATGAEVVGVDFRVPLDEAARRAAGKPLQGNLDPAVLLAPWPVVEREVLRVLDEARDLPGHVFNLGHGVLPASDPDVLRRVVELVHERTGTTAG
- a CDS encoding DUF4349 domain-containing protein, producing MWGAGGALLAVLVLAGCTGDAKSDSAASSTSAGSSGGGSATRQMEGTAAAPAAPVPAAGASAAASSAAEASSGGGRARTPLHAQALIVTVTRTVQVHDAVASARKAAADAVALGGRLDGEQSGSEPQPLPASSASSPPATPTLPSRVLTTDTVTLRVPTGQVDVLVRKVEAQGKVLAVGRTVQDVTQQSEDVAARLANARASVVRVRGFYSRATNVTQLVALERELSSRLADLESLERQSAALGAQTSLATVTATFTSTPPPAAKSPARKGFVAGLGAGWDGFTASTEVVLTALGAALPFAVPLLVLALLVWWARRLVLRRRSAPSLP